The Fervidobacterium pennivorans DNA segment AGATTATCGGTGTTAATCCTTCAACAATGACATATCTACTTGATAAATTACGAGATTATGTAGAAATTGAGGAGGAATTCCCAGCAACGGGAAAACCTCCTCAATTGATTTCGATTTCCAAGGAAGCCTGGCATATACTTGCAATAAATGTTGGTAGAGAACGTATAAGAGCTGTTGTTTACAATGGAAAAGGTGAAGAATTAGAGAGCTCGGAGTATAAAGTAAAAAGTGAGTTTTTAAACAATGATGGTATAAACGAGCTTCTAAAGAAGACTTTAGAGAAGTTCTATGATTTTGACAGCATTGGAATAGCATTTTCTGGAACTGTTGTTGATGACAAAGTATACTCAAAGATTCTAAAGCTTGAGCGATACGACCCTGTGAAATCGTTGAAACTCAAATCTTTAGGTGTTCCTTACGTTATTTTATCGGATGTTGAAGCAATTGCAGCCTATGAGTCCAAAACTACTGGAAGAGAACGTGTCTTTGTTCTGAACTACGGGACAGGTATCGGAGCATGCTATTACGAATATCATGCTCTTTTCAGTAAAGATGAGTTTAAGAACATAGCTTTAGGACACATATACTTCGGTGGAGATGAAAAGTGCTACTGTGGAGCTTATGGATGCCTTGAAACTGTTGCTTCTGATTTTGTTGTTTTCAGGAAATATACTGGGAGTTCGATATCATTTGTTGAGTTCATAGCCCACGAGGAAAATTATCTAAATGAACTGAAGACAATTAGAAATTTATATAAAACTGACGAAAGTAAAGCAAAAGAGATTTACTCTGAAGTCATAGATAAGCTCGCATACGTTCTTGGAAATCTTTCATTGATTTTAGGTGTTAGTAATGTTGCAATTTACGGAGAAGGGAGCTCCGAATGGTTAGCTCAGCAAATCGAGAAGAAATCAAGAAGTCTGTCTCCAAATTTCAATCTTTCCGTTCGATACGGTCACGTGCATGATGCTGTTGAAAGAGGAGTTTCATTAGAGGCTGCTGTAAATTATGTAAAGAAGACCTTTTCAAAATCTCGGGCATCCAAGCTGTAGAGTTCGATACCACGTTCAGGAGGTAGCGAAGAATGTATATAATACTTATTGGAGGAGGAACAGGCTCAGGGAAAACAACGGTTGCTAAGCGCATTATGGAACGTTTGGGCTCCGAAAAATGTGTCATGCTCCCAATGGATAATTATTACAGAGACATGTCGCATATACCCTTGGAAGAGAGAAAAAAATACAATTATGACCATCCGGATATGATTGAACACACTTTGATTGTGAAACATGTGAAGGAACTCTTGACGGGTAAAGCTATAGAATTACCTGACTACGATTTTACTTTGTATACGCGAACGGGAAATTCTACAAAAATCGAACCAAAGCCAATTCTGTTAATCGAGGGTATCTTTGCTCTTTACTACGACGAATTGAGAGCACTGGCTGACCTGAAAATATATGTGGACACAGAAGGAGATGAACGGTTTATAAGAAGGTTACAAAGGGATATTTTCGAACGTGGAAGAACTATAGAGTCAGTTATAGACCAATACTTAAATACTGTAAAGCCAATGCATGATGCTTATGTCGAACCTACGAAAAAGCATGCGGATATAATCATACCGCGTGGGGGATACAACGAAAAGGCTATCGAAGTTGTAGTTGAATATGTGCAGAATTTAATATAGTCCTGTATACAACCTTCGAAAGAATATCTCAAATTCGTCCATCTGTTTTTTAATTAGATGGACGATTTTTTATATTTCTCAGTGTACATAGATTGAATTTTCGACTAGATAAAGTATAATTACTTTACGAAAATATACAACTACAAGATGTGCATCTTAAGGAGGTTCGATATGAAAGTTCATATTTACACATACGGTTGCCAAATGAACGAAAACGACACGGAAATAGCTAAGCAACTGCTTTTAAATGGCGGATTTGAAGTTGTGGATAGCGAGGATGAAGCTGACATAGTAATTCTTAACACATGCGCTGTAAGAAAGAAGTCAGAAGATAAGGTCTATAGTCATATTGGGAAGCTCAGAAAAAAAGGAAAAAAAATAGGAATAATGGGATGTGTTGCCGACAAAGAAAAAGAAAACCTCTTTAGAAGAGGTGTTTTGTTTGTTATTGGTACTCGTGCAATTGCCAAAATCCCAGAAGCTGTTTCAAACGCTAAAGATGGTACTAAACAGATTTACCTTGATGATACTCTCGATGAGATTGATTACCATAAGGTGGAAACCAGAAATTCAAAACACCACGCCTGGATAACCATCATATACGGATGCGACAGGTTTTGCACTTACTGTATCGTGCCGTATACAAGAGGTAGAGAAAAATCAAGACCAATGGAAAGTGTATTACTCGAAGTGGGTTCATTAGTTGAAAAAGGCTACAAGGAATTCACATTTCTTGGGCAAAATGTAGATGCATATGGGAAAGACCTGAATGATGGAACATCATTAGCTAAGTTGCTCATAGAAGCAGCAAAAATCGATGGAGTGAAGCGACTATGGTTCTTGACATCATACCCTACGGACTTTTCTTTAGAGATACCACAAGCTATGGTTGAAAATCCCAAGATTGCTAGATCCATACACCTTCCCGTTCAGCACGGAAGCGATAGGATACTAAGAGCTATGAATAGAAGGTATACTCGTGGCGAATACATTGAGTTGATAAACAACATAAGAAATATTGTTCCGGATGCCTCTATCTCGAGTGATATCATCGTAGGGTTCCCTGGGGAAACTGACGAGGACTTTGAAGCAACTGTTGAACTTGTAAAAGCTATTAAATTCGAAAGACTCAACCTTGCTATCTACTCTCCACGTGAAGGAACCGTTGCATGGAAATATTTTAAAGACGATGTACCATATAAGACAAAGGTGCGTAGAATGTCTTACCTATTGAATCTGCAGAAAATGATAAACAGAGAGTTAAATGAAGCCTATAGAGACAAAAGGGTTGAGGTAATAGTCGAGGCACAAGCAAAAAATGGCCTATTTTACGGAAGGGATATACGTAACAAAATTATCTCTTTTGAAGGTTCTCATGAACTTATTGGAAAAACTGTCATAGTAAAGGTAAACAAAATCACAGCAGGCCCGTTGTATGGAACCGTTGAAGAGGTATTGGGATAAAGAACTCGGATGTATTGACAATGGTGTAAACTGAAGTAAGAATTATTCGAAATTCTAATGATTTTTTAAGGTTTTTCCTGTATGATTATCTCGGAGGTGAATCGTATGAGAAAACATATTGTAAGGTTGATAGAAGTTGTAATATTGTTACTTGCCATTTCTACAACAACGTTAGGTGTTGAATACATCGCGCGTATCGACAACATGGAACTGGGTCGTATTCAAGTTGAATACACGAAAAACGGGTGGATAAGCGTTAGTGAAATACAGTACGGCGAGAAATATACTATTGAAACCCGAACGGCTTATGGTCCTAATGGTTTCTTCCAGGTCTATGAAGCAACGTTTAAGACAAACGGAGAACTGGTCGCGAAAATACTTGGTGTTAATAAAGCAGGTAAAACTACAATAACATTATACGCGTACTATGATCCAAAAGCGCCATCTGTCAAGACTTTCACATTTACAGAGCCAAATATCGTTTTATTAGACAACAATTTTATTATCCCTCATTTTGAGATGATATTGAGAATGCCTCAGCCACGTTTCCAAATTCTCATACCTCAAGCGCTCTTTAATCCATCAAAGACAGATAAAGCATCAGGAATTGCTATGTTGAAACGACTATCGGACCGTTCCTATGTTCTTAGCTACGAGGGAACGGAAATAAAGATAACAACAGACGAGAAAGGTATAGTAAGAATGGAATATAACAACGGAATTGTGGTGGAACGAGTAGCAGAAAAGAAATCTGAAACAACACACCAGCCAATGAATCAAAACCACCAAAATATGAAAAATACCCCGAGGAGTGGCAAATAATTACAGCGAAACAAACTCAAGGATGGTGAGCTTATAACTGAAAACGTCCGATTATTTGAAAAAATACGGTGTCACTCTGAAGAAATCTTTGGGTCAGAATTTTTTGTCCAACGAAGTTTTTGCAAAAAAGATTGTTGAATTATCAGGAGTAAACAAACAGGATACAGTCCTTGAAATAGGTGCTGGAGCAGGAACTTTAACCGTTGCACTGGCAGAAACTGGTGCAACGATTTATGCTATAGAAATTGACGAAAGGCTCAAGCCTATCCTTGAAGAACGGTTATTAACATTTCCGAATGTCCATCTAATTTTCTCCGACTTCCTAGCCCTTGATTTGTCGTTTCTTCCAAGTGGCTACAAATGTGTTTCAAATATTCCCTATTACATCACCGCTCCGATACTTAAAAGACTTATTTTTACACCATTTTCAGCACTCTTTATCATGATGCAAAAGGAAGTCGGGGAAAGATTGTTGGAAGAACCTGGTAGCTCAAATAGAGGATTCCTAACTGTTGTGCTCCAAACAGTTGCGAACATAGAAAAAATTCTGATGGTCCCAAAAAGTGCATTTGTTCCAAATCCGGAAGTGGATAGCGTTGTTCTGAAAATTACAAGGAAAGAACCTTTCCCATTCGTAGATAGCTCACAACTTGAATCTTTTTGGAGATTTGTTTCCGATAGCTTTTCTCAAAAGAGAAAAACGATATACAATAATCTAAAAGCCATAACCAAAGATACAAAGGTTTTAGAACTGGTAATCAAAGAAGCAAATATACCATCAAATGCAAGACCTGAACAACTCAGTGAAGAACAATTTCTGATGTTGTGGAAAGCATGGTCGAAATTTACAAATGAGAAGCAAAGGTAACAAACGAAGGAAGAGAATGGAGGGAAGAAGATTGAGTAATACTAAAAAATTGAAAAATAAAAGAACTTTTGTTTTTGATTTGGACGGAACGGTGCTGAATTCTAAAAATGAGTTTCCTCAGGAAACGAAGAGACTGATACTGAACATCCTTGACAACGGAGATAACGTAATTTTTGCAACTGGACGAATGCATATATCAGCTAAAAAATTATTAGAAAATGTTTTTAACGAAGATATTTTTCCAATAATCTCTTACAATGGAGCCGTTGTCTACGTTCCGAATGTAGGTTTTATTTACGAGAAAACATTAGATATGGAAACAGTACACAAGGTTATAGACTTTCTTAGAGAAAGGAAGATTCACGTTCAAACATATGTCGATGATAAGCTTTACAGCGAAAAAGACAACGAGGAAATAAAGTTGTACGCAAAACATGCGGACGTTCCTTACTACGTAGTTGACGACTTGAAAGCAATCGAACATCCACCGATAAAAATGTTAGCGATTGCTGAGCAAGGTATTCTCGACAACTTAATCGAACCTCTCAAAGAAATTGTGAATCAAAAGGCGAACGTTTTCAAAAGTTTTCCAATCTTTTTAGACATCGTCCCTGCCGACGCTAATAAAGGGAACGCACTTAAGTTTTTAGCAAATTACATGGGCTTCGACCTAAAAAACACTGTTGTTTTTGGGGACAACGAGAATGATATTTATATGTTTGAAGTTGCAGGTAAAAAAATTGCCGTTGAAAACGCCGTAGACAAGTTAAAAGAGGTGGCGGATTTTGTTAGTAAATCCAATGAAGAAAATGGTGTTCTTTATAGCTTTGTTCACCTTTTCCCTGAGTATCTTCGGGGCATTGAATCTTCCAACTAACGTGGAAACATCAACTAATCTAAATAGATTATGGCCGTTGAAAGTTCAAGCTAGTTTGATTTGCACGCAAAGATTGGAAGAAATCATCGAGGACGTCAGTTTGCTGACACTTGGAAGCTTGGGGAATACTTTGCTTGCCGAAGAAGTTGGCAAATACGTTGGTTGGTATGTAAAATCTAAAGGATTTTCTTATTATGTTGTCGGTCCACTTGATACATTAAGTGTAGATGATGAAGACTATTTCTACAGAGTACACAAGTCTCCCTATATAACAGCCGATATATATGAAAAGTTCTCTACTGGACTTTCAATTGCTGGCGTGATTCCTATTTTTGATGGAAGAGGCAAAATCGACGTAAATTTGATTTCATCACTTGTAACCCGGAGACTCACATACCCAGTGTTAGTCGAAGATGAAGGAAAAGCAATTTTACTACGCAATCTCGGATATGCAGCAGTTTTCATAACAAAAGATAAGGATGGTTTTTTATTCTTAAACGGTGTGCCTGCAAAGCTGTATTGGTCTACTAAGCCTCCGGAATTCGAAACTCTGAGAAGAGCTGTCTTGGTTAACTCGGTTATCTACATAAGTCAAGGAGAAATACACGTGAGAAAGCCATTTGTAACCACGGGTGTTGTTGTCTACTCAAATGATGAGTTTGTTATTCCGGAAGCAAAAAAAGCCATCGAAAGGCAGTTTGCTCCCGGTCGAGTTCCTTGGTAATTGGTGATAAGTAGGAAATAAGAAAGAGAGGAAAGGGCATGAAAAAGAAAATTATCAACCAGGAACTAAGCGAATTTGAGAGGTTTGTGCTTTTTGAAAAAGGCACAGAACCCCCATTTTCTGGGGAATACGAAAACCATTTTGAAAAAGGCATTTACGTGTGTAAGAACTGCGGAATACCATTGTATAATTCTTCTGATAAATTCCACTCTGGATGTGGTTGGCCTGCGTTTGACGATGAGATTCCTGGGGCAATATTTAAGCAAATCGATAGAGATGGAATAAGAACAGAAATTGTTTGCGCTTATTGTGGCGTTCATCTGGGGCATGTGTTTTATGGAGAAGGGTTCACAAAAAAGAATGTAAGGCACTGTGTGAATTCAGTCTCTTTGAAGTTTATACCAGAAGGACAGAAACCACCCATTGATAGAATGTTTTGCGCTGGCGGTTGTTTCTGGGGTGTTGAGCATCTTTTCAAACAACTCCATGGAGTTGTGGACACAAGGGTCGGTTACATGGGTGGACGTTGGCCCAACCCAACATACGAACAGGTATGCACCGGATTGACAGGACATTTAGAAACCGTAGAGGTCATATTCAATCCAAACTTAATAGACGAGGAACAATTGATAAAGTATTTCTTTGAAATCCACGATTTTACGCAAGAAGACGGTCAAGGACCAGATATTGGTGAACAATACAAGAGTGCCATATTCTATACAAATGAGAGGCAAAAAGAAATTGCTGAAAAGATAATAGAAGAATTAAAGAAACGATACAAGGTTGCAACTCAACTTAGGAAAGCTTCGACGTTTTGGGTTGCTGAAGATTATCACCAGGACTATTACGAAAAGACAGGGAAAGCCCCTTATTGTCATTACAGGCGAAAGATATTCTGAAATCAGTTCAGAAAAGTGTTGAGGGTTTCAAGAATCTTGTTTGAGAATTCTGTCAAATCGATGTCAAACTTGAAGGTTGCATACCTATCAAGAGGTGTTTCTCCTTTATTCACAATCACAAGTTTAGCCCCATTTCTGAGAGCATAGATAGGCAACTGTGCTGCCGGATAAACTACGAGTGAAGAGCCTAACGTTATGAACAAATCGCTACTTTCTGCCCATTTCTGAGCTTTTGCGAACTCATCCACAGGTAGCATCTCACCAAAGAACGTTATATTTGGTTTTACCAAACCTCCACAAGAGCATCTGAAATTGGTAGATAATAAAAACTCCCTTTGTCCATCATCAAGGATTTCGTAGCGTTTAGTACATTTTAAACAATTCCAAATTCTAACACTCCCATGGATTTCTGCCACATTCTTACTGCCCGCTTTTTGGTGCAATCCATCGATGTTCTGAGTTATAACCCCTTTCAATATACCTGCTTTTTCCAACTTTGCCAACATGTGGTGAACAACATTTGGTTGAGCTGACAACATAGGTATAAGACCTTCCTTTGCAAAATTGTAAAATCTGTCTGGATTTTTGTAAAACTCATCAATTTCAAAGATATCCTGACCGTATTTCGCGTAAAGCCCATTTGGACTTCTAAAGTCCGGTATACCACTGGGAACACTGACACCTGCACCAGTGAGTGCAACAACAAATTTTGAAGTCTTGAGCATTTCGCAAAATTTTTCAATAAGTTTGTCGAATGCCATGGTATTATCACCCTATATATCACACTTTTCTAGCGATGGACAATAAATACTCAACTGTATCATCAAACGTCATTTTCTCACGAATACCTTGTCTAAGAAATTTGTTGATTTCGTCAATAAGTTCTATAGCTTTATCTATCTTGGGATTTGTTCCCTTTTTGTATGCTCCAACGTCTATAAGGTCTTTCGCATCGTTATATGTAGCCATTATATCTCTTAACAAGCGTGCTGCATGGAGATGTTCTGGTTTTACAACATCTGTCATTAAACGACTAACACTCATGAGTACATCTATTGCCGGATAATGGTTTGCCTCAGCAAGGCGACGTGAGAGTATTATATGCCCGTCAACGATACCCCGAACAGTATCAGAGATAGGCTCGTTGAAATCATCTGCTTCAACAAGCACAGTGTAAATGCCCGTTATACTACCTTTGTCTGAGTTACCAGCACGTTCAAGGATTTTGGGAAGCTGTGCAAAAACGCTGGGGGGATAACCTCGCGTCGTAGGTGGTTCGCCAATAGCAAGTCCAACTTCACGTTGAGCCATCGCCCACCTTGTTAGTGAGTCAACCATTAACATAACTGCATAGCCTTTATCTCGAAAATACTCTGCTATAGTTGTCGCAGTGAGCAAAGCTTTGATTCTCAACAAAGCAGGCTGGTCTGATGTTGAGACCACAACAACTGAGCGTTTTAAACCTTCTTCTCCCAAGTCTTTCTCGATGAATTCCCTAACTTCCCTTCCACGTTCTCCTATCAACGCTATTACGTTTATGTCAGCCATCGTATTTCTTGCAATCATTCCTAGAAGTGTGCTCTTACCAACACCACTACCAGCAAAAATGCCTATCCTTTGTCCTTTTCCAAGTGTGATAAATCCATCGATAGCGCGAACACCAACCGGAAGTGGTTCTAAAATTCTTTTTCGAATAAGAGGATTTGGTGCTTCGTTTATTATAGGACGATACTCTCTAAGTACAAGTCTTTTCCCATCTATAGGTCTTCCAAGTGCATCAACAACCCTTCCACGCAACTCTTCGCCAACAGGGATGCTTACGGTTTTGTTAGTTTTGATGACTTCACAACCTTTTTTCAACCCCGTTATATCTTCTAACGGCATTAATACTGTCATATCTTCTTTAAATCCAACAACTTCCGCAAGTGCTTTTTTGTTACCTACGATAATTTTGCAAAGCTCTCCATAGGCAGCATCTGGACCTTTCGATTCTATCGTAAGACCTATGATTTTTTGAACCTCTCCGATATATTCATATGGGTTTATTTCTTTTACCTTTTCTTCAAAAAATTCCAACAACTTAAACAAACTACACTTCTTAAAATTAACATTTTTATCAGCCATCGTGTTCTTATCCCCTCATGGCAATTTTTCATTCCTCTTTCTTAAATACCTCGTCGAAAATCTCTTCTAGCACTGTGAACTGGAACTTCAGTGTTGCATCGATTGTTCCAAGCTCGGTCTCGGCGATAACACCATGTTCTATATTGTCGTTCAATACTATCTCGTAACCGTTTGATTTTGCATACTCTAGTGTTTCTTCATTTATAAGTTTTGCGTCTTTCGGATTAATATGAATTTTGACCTTCGTTGAACCTGCAAGGTGCGTAAGTATCTTTTCTATTTTTCTTTTTGTAACTTCTGGATCTATGTTCTTTTCTAAA contains these protein-coding regions:
- a CDS encoding ROK family transcriptional regulator; amino-acid sequence: MKNEAKILLHILREKKLRRKELEKIIGVNPSTMTYLLDKLRDYVEIEEEFPATGKPPQLISISKEAWHILAINVGRERIRAVVYNGKGEELESSEYKVKSEFLNNDGINELLKKTLEKFYDFDSIGIAFSGTVVDDKVYSKILKLERYDPVKSLKLKSLGVPYVILSDVEAIAAYESKTTGRERVFVLNYGTGIGACYYEYHALFSKDEFKNIALGHIYFGGDEKCYCGAYGCLETVASDFVVFRKYTGSSISFVEFIAHEENYLNELKTIRNLYKTDESKAKEIYSEVIDKLAYVLGNLSLILGVSNVAIYGEGSSEWLAQQIEKKSRSLSPNFNLSVRYGHVHDAVERGVSLEAAVNYVKKTFSKSRASKL
- the udk gene encoding uridine kinase; the protein is MYIILIGGGTGSGKTTVAKRIMERLGSEKCVMLPMDNYYRDMSHIPLEERKKYNYDHPDMIEHTLIVKHVKELLTGKAIELPDYDFTLYTRTGNSTKIEPKPILLIEGIFALYYDELRALADLKIYVDTEGDERFIRRLQRDIFERGRTIESVIDQYLNTVKPMHDAYVEPTKKHADIIIPRGGYNEKAIEVVVEYVQNLI
- the miaB gene encoding tRNA (N6-isopentenyl adenosine(37)-C2)-methylthiotransferase MiaB, with the translated sequence MKVHIYTYGCQMNENDTEIAKQLLLNGGFEVVDSEDEADIVILNTCAVRKKSEDKVYSHIGKLRKKGKKIGIMGCVADKEKENLFRRGVLFVIGTRAIAKIPEAVSNAKDGTKQIYLDDTLDEIDYHKVETRNSKHHAWITIIYGCDRFCTYCIVPYTRGREKSRPMESVLLEVGSLVEKGYKEFTFLGQNVDAYGKDLNDGTSLAKLLIEAAKIDGVKRLWFLTSYPTDFSLEIPQAMVENPKIARSIHLPVQHGSDRILRAMNRRYTRGEYIELINNIRNIVPDASISSDIIVGFPGETDEDFEATVELVKAIKFERLNLAIYSPREGTVAWKYFKDDVPYKTKVRRMSYLLNLQKMINRELNEAYRDKRVEVIVEAQAKNGLFYGRDIRNKIISFEGSHELIGKTVIVKVNKITAGPLYGTVEEVLG
- the rsmA gene encoding 16S rRNA (adenine(1518)-N(6)/adenine(1519)-N(6))-dimethyltransferase RsmA, which translates into the protein MKKYGVTLKKSLGQNFLSNEVFAKKIVELSGVNKQDTVLEIGAGAGTLTVALAETGATIYAIEIDERLKPILEERLLTFPNVHLIFSDFLALDLSFLPSGYKCVSNIPYYITAPILKRLIFTPFSALFIMMQKEVGERLLEEPGSSNRGFLTVVLQTVANIEKILMVPKSAFVPNPEVDSVVLKITRKEPFPFVDSSQLESFWRFVSDSFSQKRKTIYNNLKAITKDTKVLELVIKEANIPSNARPEQLSEEQFLMLWKAWSKFTNEKQR
- a CDS encoding Cof-type HAD-IIB family hydrolase, which gives rise to MSNTKKLKNKRTFVFDLDGTVLNSKNEFPQETKRLILNILDNGDNVIFATGRMHISAKKLLENVFNEDIFPIISYNGAVVYVPNVGFIYEKTLDMETVHKVIDFLRERKIHVQTYVDDKLYSEKDNEEIKLYAKHADVPYYVVDDLKAIEHPPIKMLAIAEQGILDNLIEPLKEIVNQKANVFKSFPIFLDIVPADANKGNALKFLANYMGFDLKNTVVFGDNENDIYMFEVAGKKIAVENAVDKLKEVADFVSKSNEENGVLYSFVHLFPEYLRGIESSN
- a CDS encoding bifunctional methionine sulfoxide reductase B/A protein, coding for MKKKIINQELSEFERFVLFEKGTEPPFSGEYENHFEKGIYVCKNCGIPLYNSSDKFHSGCGWPAFDDEIPGAIFKQIDRDGIRTEIVCAYCGVHLGHVFYGEGFTKKNVRHCVNSVSLKFIPEGQKPPIDRMFCAGGCFWGVEHLFKQLHGVVDTRVGYMGGRWPNPTYEQVCTGLTGHLETVEVIFNPNLIDEEQLIKYFFEIHDFTQEDGQGPDIGEQYKSAIFYTNERQKEIAEKIIEELKKRYKVATQLRKASTFWVAEDYHQDYYEKTGKAPYCHYRRKIF
- a CDS encoding SIR2 family NAD-dependent protein deacylase; the encoded protein is MAFDKLIEKFCEMLKTSKFVVALTGAGVSVPSGIPDFRSPNGLYAKYGQDIFEIDEFYKNPDRFYNFAKEGLIPMLSAQPNVVHHMLAKLEKAGILKGVITQNIDGLHQKAGSKNVAEIHGSVRIWNCLKCTKRYEILDDGQREFLLSTNFRCSCGGLVKPNITFFGEMLPVDEFAKAQKWAESSDLFITLGSSLVVYPAAQLPIYALRNGAKLVIVNKGETPLDRYATFKFDIDLTEFSNKILETLNTFLN
- the fliI gene encoding flagellar protein export ATPase FliI, encoding MADKNVNFKKCSLFKLLEFFEEKVKEINPYEYIGEVQKIIGLTIESKGPDAAYGELCKIIVGNKKALAEVVGFKEDMTVLMPLEDITGLKKGCEVIKTNKTVSIPVGEELRGRVVDALGRPIDGKRLVLREYRPIINEAPNPLIRKRILEPLPVGVRAIDGFITLGKGQRIGIFAGSGVGKSTLLGMIARNTMADINVIALIGERGREVREFIEKDLGEEGLKRSVVVVSTSDQPALLRIKALLTATTIAEYFRDKGYAVMLMVDSLTRWAMAQREVGLAIGEPPTTRGYPPSVFAQLPKILERAGNSDKGSITGIYTVLVEADDFNEPISDTVRGIVDGHIILSRRLAEANHYPAIDVLMSVSRLMTDVVKPEHLHAARLLRDIMATYNDAKDLIDVGAYKKGTNPKIDKAIELIDEINKFLRQGIREKMTFDDTVEYLLSIARKV